In the genome of Gadus morhua chromosome 12, gadMor3.0, whole genome shotgun sequence, one region contains:
- the LOC115555164 gene encoding dihydrolipoyllysine-residue acetyltransferase component of pyruvate dehydrogenase complex, mitochondrial-like, protein MDRIVPSNLDVPMGNRSKKRKVAHGTTAVVSKGKKARLEALQTPARIAKPSKLVPPPRPVPEAAVPATLEGVPPPRPVPEAAVPATLEGSVFVHSSKFAQPEGDDKTLCVDEWPFLQTEFCEKVNQPTARVVSGQRKQEEPTPWGPKVVMAQADKPTANETSFLGCSTKVMTTI, encoded by the exons ATGGATCGCATTGTTCCATCCAACCTTGACGTCCCCATGGGGAATCGCTCAAAG AAACGGAAGGTGGCACATGGAACCACGGCTGTGGTCTCCAAAGGAAAGAAGGCCCGCCTTGAG GCACTTCAAACTCCAGCAAGGATTGCCAAACCTTCGAAGCTGGTACCTCCCCCTCGACCTGTTCCAGAAGCTGCTGTACCAGCTACTCTGGAGGGCgtacctcctcctcgacctgtTCCAGAAGCTGCTGTGCCAGCCACTCTGGAGGGCAGCGTCTTTGTGCATTCGAGCAAG TTTGCTCAACCGGAGGGGGATGACAAGActctgtgtgttgatgagtgGCCGTTTCTTCAAACAGAGTTTTGTGAG AAGGTGAACCAGCCAACTGCTCGGGTTGTCTCtggacagagaaaacaagaggagccaacaccttgggggccaaaagttgtgatggcccaggctgataaaccaacagccaatgagaccagcttcttgggatgttcaaccaaggtaatgacaacaatataa